The genomic DNA GCGAACGATCAGTGAACCGATCCCGACCAGTTCGCCCTTGCGGTCGATCAGGGCGGCGCCGTTGAAGCCCATGATCGGTGGGGTGGTGAAGATCGCCTCGTCCAGCAGATACTCCCAATATCCGGCGAACTCGCGTTTCGCGGCGATCAGCACCGGCTGCACCCCGTTGGACCCCTGGCGGGTAAGCACCATGGCGCGCTCCCCCTCCTTGATCGCGTCGGAGTCGCCGAGACGCACGGGCGCGGCGCTGAAGCCCATGCCGGCGCGCAGCAGCCCGAATCCGCTGGCCTGATCGTAGGCCACGAACTCCGCGGGATAGCCGCGCCCCTCGCCTGTGGTCACCTGGAGCTGCGACGCCTCCAGAATCGTGTAACCGATGGTCAGGATCAGTCCTGACCCATCGATGACGACGCCGGTCCCCTCGCGCTCCGTGCCGAGCGAGCGGGCGCTCTGGCTGTCGGGAAGGATGGTGGCGGAGATGCGGACCAGGGCGCCCGCCAGCTTCGCCGCGTCGAGCTGGTCCGCCCGCGCCATGGTGACGGGAAGAAGCGCCGCGAAGACGGCGGCAAGGACGCTTACAGGGAAGGCGATGGTCCAGGGGATGCGGCGCCAGCGACCCGTCATGCTTCCCTCCCGTGCCGGAGTCGAGTCGGGCGGAACGCCGGATTGCTCGAACCCCGGATTAAACATGAGCGCCAGCGCGCGTCCATCAAGGGGTTCCCTGATTCGACGGGGGTGGACGTGTCCGGGTCATGAAACCTCCGCCCGCCGGCAACGTTACCCGCATCAACGACACGACGAAGGACGGGACCGATGCCGATCAACAGCGAACGCGAACTCGAACAGGCGGTGGCGGAGTTCCAGCGTCTCGCCGACGAACCCGCCGGTTCGTCCGGCGAACGCCGGAAGCTCGAACTGGATGCAGACATCAAGGCCTTCTACGCCCAGCACGCCGACGACATGCGTAAGGGCAAGCCGCGCCACGAGTGACGCTCCCTCTCCCCGGAGCGCGCATTTCTTCATCGACGCGGAGGGGGCGGCTGACCGACACTGCCGCCGCTCCCGGACCGGGTCGTCGGACCGGGACGCAGCCGTTGAAGGAAGGAGCGCGTCCCCACGATGAAGCGAATCGACAATTGCTACACCTGCCTGTTCTGGGAAGGGCAGGGCATCCGCCAGAGGGGACCGAAGGGCCTGTGCCGCCGCTTTCCGCCGCAGGTGACCCCGCGCGACACGGAAGGGCGCTTTCCGCTCACCCTCTCCACCGACTGGTGCGGCGAATGGAAACGCGACATTGGCGACCCCGCCGGTGAGGCCGCGGACAACCGTCTGATCTACGACGACCCACAACCCCGATAGATGAATAGGACGGGGTTGCGTTGACATCGGCTGCACCGCTGCGCTTCGGTTCAGCGGCGCATGGGCGTAACCACCATTGACCGCTGGTTTTCCGGAAGCACCGCCTCGCCACGGAACAGCATCCGGTGCCAATCGACTCCCAGCAAGGCGACGGCCACCGCCATAGATAGGGCGATGATCGCCACCGCGCCGACCCAGCCACCGCCGCCCTGCCGGCCATCGGACTGTGACGTTCCGTCCTTCGGCGCGAGGGGATGAAAGTTGAGTGGAAAAATGGTCATGGGCCGCCTCCACCGCTGAACAGGCGCAATCCCGACTCGAAGGGCATCCGATCAAAGTGTAACGCCGGGAGGCATGCGGCGGCATCAGGCCTTCGGTCGGAACGCTCGTTCCTTCGGATGATGCCGAAAGCGGTGGAAAGAAGTTCCGTTATGAGAAAAGGCCGAGCCCACAGGGACTCGGCCTTTTCATCGAAGTGGCTCCCGGTGCTGGACTCGAACCAGCGACACGCGGATTAACAGTCCGCTGCTCTACCGACTGAGCTAACCGGGATCAGTCTGGCCGGCCTTTGCGACGCGCAACGTCCGGCGTGGGCGGCTATATAGCGGACCCTCCGACGCTTGCCAAGTCTTTTGATCGCAAAAAAAAGACCGATGGAGCAGGGCAGGGGGCTAAGTCCACAGGACGCGAAAACGCGGAAAAGCACCGGGCCGTTCAGGCACGATGCTTTGTCAAAGGCTTTGATTTCGCTGATGTCACAACCGGATCAAGGATGGAGGCACGGGCGGGAATCGAACCCACGTACACGGATTTGCAGTCCGCTGCATCACCACTCTGCCACCGCGCCATCCTTGCGTCCGGCACCCCCTAGCGGGAGCGCCGCGGCGTGGGAGCGGACGTATACTGCGGTTCACAGGGGTGGTCAAGCGCCTTCGTGGCGTTTTCTCGATGACCCGGTGCGGCGTTGTGTTCGTGAGACTTTGAAGATATATACGCGACAAGGCAGCGAGGCCGCGCACTACGGCTTGGCGCCGCGCTCCGTCCACCAGATTGTAAGCGACCGCCATGTCCGAATACGCCGCCGCCCGTCTCAACATGGTCGAAGGGCAGATCCGACCGAACAAGGTGACCGACCAGCGCCTGGTCGATGCCATGCTCGACATTCCCCGTGAACAGTTCGTTCCAAAGGCCGCGCGCGGCATCGCCTATGTGGACGAGGATCTCGCCATTGGCAAAGGCCGCTACCTGATGGAGCCGATGGTCTTCGCCCGCATGCTCCAGGAGGTGGGCATCGACGAGACCGACGTGGCGCTCGATATCGGAAGCGGTTCCGGCTACTCGACCGCCGTTCTGGCCCGCCTCGCGGCCACCGTGGTCGGCATCGAGTCCGACGCCGAGTTGGCCCGACAGGCGACGGAATCGCTGAGCGCGGTCGGCGTTGACAACGCCGTCGTTATCACCGCTCCGCTGACCGAAGGCTACCCGCAGCAGGCTCCTTACGACGTGATCGTCATTGAGGGTCTGGTGTCGGAGGTGCCGGACGGCATCCTGGCCCAACTGGGCGAAGGCGGGCGGCTGGTCGCCGCCGTTCTCGGTGACCGCGGGGTCGGCGAAGTGAAGCTGTATCAGCGCAGCGGCGGAGTCACCTCGGCCCGCACGCTGTTCGAGGCGCACACGCACCCGTTGCCCGGTTTCGAAGCCAAGCCGAAATTCGTATTCTGACATTCAGAGTGAGTGATCCCGGGGGCTTCGGCCCTTTTCGACCCGTCCCCCAGCCTGTCACCTTGCCTTTCACCGGCCGCGGTCCTGCGGCCTGCAGCGGAGAATCAAGGCATGCCGGCGCCGTTTGACATGGAAGTCGAGGACCTGAACCGCATCCGCACATCGGGTGACGATCCGCTGGTGCTCGACGTACGGGAACCGGGGGAGGTGGCCATCTGCGCTCTTCCCGACAGCCTCCACATTCCGATGGGGGCACTGCCTGCCCGCGTCGGGGAGTTGCCGCGGGACCGCGACATCGTGGTCGTCTGCCATCACGGCGGACGCAGCGCGCAGGTGACCATGTGGTTGCGTTCCCAGGGATTTTCCCGCGCCACCAACCTGAATGGCGGGGTGGATGCCTGGGCACGCCGAATCGACCCGAACATGAAGGTCTATTGAACATGACTGTGCGAAGCCGTTTCGCGCGCCATTTGATGGCGACCGCCCTCACGCTGGGGGTTGCCTTCGTCGGGGGCATCGACACCGCGTCGGCCCAATCCCTCGAAGACGCGCTAGCGCAGGCCTATTCCAACAATCCGGCGCTCGCCGCCCAGCGGGCCCGCCAGCGCGCCGTGGACGAAAGCGTTCCGCAGGCCCTGTCCGGCTACCGTCCGACCGTGCGAGCGACGGCGGGCATCACCCGCAACGCCACCAACAGCACCTTTCAGGGCGGCGAAACCGGTTCCGAGAACAACGCCAAGAGCGTCGGCGTCACCGCCACCCAGCCGCTCTACGACGCGACCGTAGGCCCGGCCGTCCGCCGCGCCGAGCGCACCGTCGAAGCGCAGCGCGCGACCGTGCTCGCCAACGAGCAGCAGATCCTGCTGAACGCCGCGGCCGCCTATCTGGACGTCGTGCAGAACCAGGCGGTTTTGGAGCTTCAGGCGAACAACGAGCAGGTCCTGCGCCGACAGCTCGACGCCGCCCGCGACCGCTTCCGCGTCGGCGAATACACCCGCACCGACGTCAGCCAGTCCGAATCGCGTCTGGCCGCCTCCATCGCCGCCCGCATCTCCGCCGAAGGCACGCTCCAGGCGTCGCGCGCGACCTACGAGCGCGTCGTCGGCTCGATGCCCGGCAAGCTGAAAGCCCCGAAGCCGAAGTTCAAACTGCCGGGGACGCTCGACGAGGTTGTCGAGATGGCGCGCTCGAACAACCCGTCGGTGCTGTCGGCCACCTACACTGAGGCGGCGCAGCGCGAGGCGGTTGACCAGCA from Azospirillum brasilense includes the following:
- a CDS encoding rhodanese-like domain-containing protein is translated as MPAPFDMEVEDLNRIRTSGDDPLVLDVREPGEVAICALPDSLHIPMGALPARVGELPRDRDIVVVCHHGGRSAQVTMWLRSQGFSRATNLNGGVDAWARRIDPNMKVY
- a CDS encoding TolC family outer membrane protein, translating into MATALTLGVAFVGGIDTASAQSLEDALAQAYSNNPALAAQRARQRAVDESVPQALSGYRPTVRATAGITRNATNSTFQGGETGSENNAKSVGVTATQPLYDATVGPAVRRAERTVEAQRATVLANEQQILLNAAAAYLDVVQNQAVLELQANNEQVLRRQLDAARDRFRVGEYTRTDVSQSESRLAASIAARISAEGTLQASRATYERVVGSMPGKLKAPKPKFKLPGTLDEVVEMARSNNPSVLSATYTEAAQREAVDQQFGRLLPSANLSAQANRTIDAGRSSGIDIKRQDGAQLTAQITIPLYQAGLPEALTREAKHTANQARLQIDDTRRQAVEAAISAWQGLQAARASIESYNSQIRAAEIALEGVRQEAQVGSRTVLDVLNQEQELLNARVNLVRAQRTEMVQAFTVLGAIGQLTARQLNLPVQYYDADTHYKQVRNKWIGTGVPE
- a CDS encoding protein-L-isoaspartate O-methyltransferase family protein, producing the protein MSEYAAARLNMVEGQIRPNKVTDQRLVDAMLDIPREQFVPKAARGIAYVDEDLAIGKGRYLMEPMVFARMLQEVGIDETDVALDIGSGSGYSTAVLARLAATVVGIESDAELARQATESLSAVGVDNAVVITAPLTEGYPQQAPYDVIVIEGLVSEVPDGILAQLGEGGRLVAAVLGDRGVGEVKLYQRSGGVTSARTLFEAHTHPLPGFEAKPKFVF
- a CDS encoding S1C family serine protease, which produces MTGRWRRIPWTIAFPVSVLAAVFAALLPVTMARADQLDAAKLAGALVRISATILPDSQSARSLGTEREGTGVVIDGSGLILTIGYTILEASQLQVTTGEGRGYPAEFVAYDQASGFGLLRAGMGFSAAPVRLGDSDAIKEGERAMVLTRQGSNGVQPVLIAAKREFAGYWEYLLDEAIFTTPPIMGFNGAALIDRKGELVGIGSLIVRDAVPAHGGIPGNMFVPVSALKPILADLLAFGRRQEPARPWLGVTLREEQGRLMVERVTPQSPAATVGIQPGDMIVGVAGQRPKGLADFYRKVWGLGPAGVTVPLELLRGPKLEPVAVPSADRYSTLKLNPSF